A part of Chanos chanos chromosome 9, fChaCha1.1, whole genome shotgun sequence genomic DNA contains:
- the fnbp1l gene encoding formin-binding protein 1-like isoform X2 codes for MSWGTDLWDQFDNLDKHTQWGIDFLERYAKFVKERLEIEQTYAKQLRNLVKKYCPKRSKDDEPRFTSCLSFYSILNELNDYAGQREVVAEEMGHRVYGELMRYSQDLKAERKQHLQEGRKAQQYLDHCWKQMDNSKKKFERECKEAEKAQLSYERLDNDINATKSEVEKAKSQLYLRTHMADESKNEYAAQLQNFNSEQWKHFNVNMPQIFKNLQDMDERRTVKLGETYRSFAEAERKVIPIISKCLEGMVTAAKNVDERRDSAIVVESFKSGFEPPGDFPFEDYSQNIQRTGSDGTIGTPKNESGKPDPKHTISKAKNKLWLFGKKPKAPTVEDLSHLPPEQRRKKLQQRIDELNRELQKEIDQRDALNKMKDVYEKNPQMGDPASLQPKISETMCNIERLRSEIHKNESWLSEVEGKQGSRGDRRPSADVNHHHHAPHGRESPEGSYTDDHSQEHRSPPQPDPHEFDDEFDDDDPLPAIGHCKALYSFDGSNEGTVVMKEDEVLYIIEEDKGDGWTRVRKQTGEEGYVPTLYVEITMERNSKGAVTYI; via the exons ATGAGTTGGGGAACGGACCTCTGG GACCAGTTTGATAACCTCGATAAGCATACGCAATGGGGGATAGACTTCCTGGAAAGGTATGCAAAGTTCGTCAAAGAGAGGCTGGAGATAGAACAGACGTATGCAAAACAGTTGCG AAACCTGGTGAAGAAATACTGCCCCAAGCGCTCCAAAGACGATGAGCCTAg GTTCACATCGTGCCTGTCTTTCTACTCCATCCTGAACGAATTGAATGACTACGCGGGTCAGCGGGAGGTCGTTGCCGAGGAGATGGGACACAGGGTGTATGGGGAGCTGATGAGGTATTCTCAAGACTTGAAGGCTGAGAGGAAACAA CACCTCCAGGAGGGCAGGAAAGCACAGCAGTATCTGGACCATTGCTGGAAACAGATGGACAAT AGTAAAAAGAAGtttgagagagagtgcaaagaAGCAGAGAAGGCACAGCTCAGTTACGAGAGGTTAGACAACGACATCAACGCTACCAAATCGGAGGTCGAGAAG GCCAAGTCCCAGCTGTATCTGAGAACGCACATGGCCGACGAGAGCAAGAATGAATACGCTGCTCAGCTTCAGAACTTCAACTCAGAACAATGGAAACACTTCAATGTCAACATGCCTCAGATATTCAAG AATCTTCAGGACATGGACGAGCGGCGGACGGTGAAGTTGGGTGAGACGTACAGGAGCTTCGCCGAGGCGGAGCGGAAAGTCATCCCCATCATCTCTAAGTGTTTGGAGGGCATGGTGACTGCCGCTAAGAACGTGGATGAACGAAGG GACTCTGCAATTGTTGTGGAATCTTTTAAGTCGGGTTTCGAGCCCCCTGGAGATTTCCCCTTTGAAGACTACAGTCAGAACATCCAGAGAACGGGATCCGACGGTACCATCGGAACCCCCAAGAACGAAAGCGGGAAACCAGACCCCAAACACACTATCAGCAAAGCCAAGAACAAACTCTGGCTCTTTGGGAAAAAACCTAAG GCACCAACAGTAGAAGACCTTAGCCACCTTCCTCCTGAGCAGAGACGCAAGAAACTGCAGCAGAGGATTGACGAGCTGAACAGAGAGCTTCAAAAGGAGATAGACCAAAG GGATGCACTAAACAAAATGAAGGATGTTTATGAGAAGAACCCTCAGATGGGAGATCCCGCCAGTCTTCAGCCCAAAATCTCCGAGACCATGTGCAACATCGAAAGGCTTCGTTCCGAGATCCACAAAAATGAG AGCTGGCTTTCAGAGGTGGAGGGGAAGCAGGGTTCTCGGGGAGACAGACGGCCCAGCGCAGACgtaaaccaccaccaccacgctCCTCACGGCAGAGAGAG CCCTGAGGGTAGCTACACAGATGACCACAGCCAAGAACACCGCTCTCCGCCTCAGCCCGACCCACACGAGTTTGATGACGAGTTTGATGACGACGACCCTCTTCCTGCCATTGGCCACTGCAAAGCGCTCTACTCTTTTGACG GCTCGAACGAAGGCACGGTGGTAATGAAGGAGGATGAGGTTCTGTACATCATAGAGGAAGACAAGGGCGACGGCTGGACGAGAGTACGCAAGCAGACCGGGGAGGAAGGCTACGTCCCC
- the fnbp1l gene encoding formin-binding protein 1-like isoform X1 produces MSWGTDLWDQFDNLDKHTQWGIDFLERYAKFVKERLEIEQTYAKQLRNLVKKYCPKRSKDDEPRFTSCLSFYSILNELNDYAGQREVVAEEMGHRVYGELMRYSQDLKAERKQHLQEGRKAQQYLDHCWKQMDNSKKKFERECKEAEKAQLSYERLDNDINATKSEVEKAKSQLYLRTHMADESKNEYAAQLQNFNSEQWKHFNVNMPQIFKNLQDMDERRTVKLGETYRSFAEAERKVIPIISKCLEGMVTAAKNVDERRDSAIVVESFKSGFEPPGDFPFEDYSQNIQRTGSDGTIGTPKNESGKPDPKHTISKAKNKLWLFGKKPKLPPSFPPPPLPSFSSGRFQSRKLAADQIANYLSEMRMVKSKIPSFRGLKRVAPTVEDLSHLPPEQRRKKLQQRIDELNRELQKEIDQRDALNKMKDVYEKNPQMGDPASLQPKISETMCNIERLRSEIHKNESWLSEVEGKQGSRGDRRPSADVNHHHHAPHGRESPEGSYTDDHSQEHRSPPQPDPHEFDDEFDDDDPLPAIGHCKALYSFDGSNEGTVVMKEDEVLYIIEEDKGDGWTRVRKQTGEEGYVPTLYVEITMERNSKGAVTYI; encoded by the exons ATGAGTTGGGGAACGGACCTCTGG GACCAGTTTGATAACCTCGATAAGCATACGCAATGGGGGATAGACTTCCTGGAAAGGTATGCAAAGTTCGTCAAAGAGAGGCTGGAGATAGAACAGACGTATGCAAAACAGTTGCG AAACCTGGTGAAGAAATACTGCCCCAAGCGCTCCAAAGACGATGAGCCTAg GTTCACATCGTGCCTGTCTTTCTACTCCATCCTGAACGAATTGAATGACTACGCGGGTCAGCGGGAGGTCGTTGCCGAGGAGATGGGACACAGGGTGTATGGGGAGCTGATGAGGTATTCTCAAGACTTGAAGGCTGAGAGGAAACAA CACCTCCAGGAGGGCAGGAAAGCACAGCAGTATCTGGACCATTGCTGGAAACAGATGGACAAT AGTAAAAAGAAGtttgagagagagtgcaaagaAGCAGAGAAGGCACAGCTCAGTTACGAGAGGTTAGACAACGACATCAACGCTACCAAATCGGAGGTCGAGAAG GCCAAGTCCCAGCTGTATCTGAGAACGCACATGGCCGACGAGAGCAAGAATGAATACGCTGCTCAGCTTCAGAACTTCAACTCAGAACAATGGAAACACTTCAATGTCAACATGCCTCAGATATTCAAG AATCTTCAGGACATGGACGAGCGGCGGACGGTGAAGTTGGGTGAGACGTACAGGAGCTTCGCCGAGGCGGAGCGGAAAGTCATCCCCATCATCTCTAAGTGTTTGGAGGGCATGGTGACTGCCGCTAAGAACGTGGATGAACGAAGG GACTCTGCAATTGTTGTGGAATCTTTTAAGTCGGGTTTCGAGCCCCCTGGAGATTTCCCCTTTGAAGACTACAGTCAGAACATCCAGAGAACGGGATCCGACGGTACCATCGGAACCCCCAAGAACGAAAGCGGGAAACCAGACCCCAAACACACTATCAGCAAAGCCAAGAACAAACTCTGGCTCTTTGGGAAAAAACCTAAG CTCCCACCTTcattcccccctccccccctccctagCTTTTCCTCCGGGCGTTTCCAATCTCGCAAACTTGCCGCTGATCAGATAGCTAACTATCTGTCTGAAATGAGAATGGTCAAATCCAAGATCCCGTCTTTCAGGGGTCTAAAGCGTGTG GCACCAACAGTAGAAGACCTTAGCCACCTTCCTCCTGAGCAGAGACGCAAGAAACTGCAGCAGAGGATTGACGAGCTGAACAGAGAGCTTCAAAAGGAGATAGACCAAAG GGATGCACTAAACAAAATGAAGGATGTTTATGAGAAGAACCCTCAGATGGGAGATCCCGCCAGTCTTCAGCCCAAAATCTCCGAGACCATGTGCAACATCGAAAGGCTTCGTTCCGAGATCCACAAAAATGAG AGCTGGCTTTCAGAGGTGGAGGGGAAGCAGGGTTCTCGGGGAGACAGACGGCCCAGCGCAGACgtaaaccaccaccaccacgctCCTCACGGCAGAGAGAG CCCTGAGGGTAGCTACACAGATGACCACAGCCAAGAACACCGCTCTCCGCCTCAGCCCGACCCACACGAGTTTGATGACGAGTTTGATGACGACGACCCTCTTCCTGCCATTGGCCACTGCAAAGCGCTCTACTCTTTTGACG GCTCGAACGAAGGCACGGTGGTAATGAAGGAGGATGAGGTTCTGTACATCATAGAGGAAGACAAGGGCGACGGCTGGACGAGAGTACGCAAGCAGACCGGGGAGGAAGGCTACGTCCCC